The Patescibacteria group bacterium region ATTTTTGTGGATTGTCTTCAAATAAACCAATGCACCAATTAGGATCAGGAGGAATTCTAACGATATTAAAGATTAGTGTTGTTCCTTTGGTTAGCAACTGTGTTCGCCATAAACCTTCTACTACTTGTGGTTGTGGATTTATTTTTTCTTCGTAATTATTTGATTGAAATGTTGTATTAGAAAGTACTATGCCTTGATTTTCCTGGGTTTTAATAATTGTCCAATCTTGTGGATGTTGCATTATATACCCAAATTTTTCGTTTTTATAAATTTTCCAACCCTCTATTACTTGAATATTATCTTCAAGTTCATTAGATGTTTTTTGATTTTTTTTTAAAAAAAATCAAACCTCCAATTAAAATTGAAAAAAATACAATAGAAATAAAAATTGATTTCAGATATTCTCTCTTCATAACTTTTTCGTTTACTTAGTTATTTGTTTAAGAAAAGACAAATAAACCTTGAGGTCATACCAAATTCCAGGGAACAATCGAATTCCTAAAATAATAAATAATGCCGTGGTAATGTAACAAAAGATAAGTACTTTTGTTTTTTTATTCATAATATCAGACAAATATATCTAGTTAGTTATATTATTATAGAGTAAATCTTTTGCCAAGATTTTATGCTTTAGATACAATTAAATCATGTTAATTGATACCCACGCTCATTTGAATTTTTCTGCTTTTAATAAAGACAGAGATAAAATTATTAAAAAATGCCTGGACAATAATGTCTGGGTTGTTAATGTTGGAACAAATTTAATTACTTCAAAACAAGTCGTTGAATTAGCTTTAAAGTATGAAAAAGGCATTTATGCTTCTATTGGACTTCATCCAATCAATTTAGAAACAGGACTAGTGAAAATAAAAGCTGATATCAATGAAAGAAAAAGCATTGAAAAAGAATTTGATTATGAAAAGTACAAAAAACTAGCTCAGAATGAAAAAGTGGTTGCAATTGGTGAAATTGGTTTGGATTATTACTGGAGGCCTAAAACTAAAGTAAAAAAAGAATTATTCAAACAAAAACAAAAAGATTTATTATTAGAGCAGTTAAAGCTTGCCAAAGAGTTGGATTTGCCAGTGATATTTCATTGTCGTATGGCTAATCATGATTTGTTTAATATTTTATCTGATCATTCTGATTTAAGACCTAAAAAAGCAGTTGCCCATAGTTTTGTTGGTAGCGTTGATGATATTAGAAGACATATTGATTTGGGATACTATATTGGTTTTAATGGAATAATTTTTAAAAATATTGAAGGTATTGATTTTAAAGAGATTATAAAAGCCACGCCATCAGAGAGAATTTTAATTGAAACAGATTGTCCTTATTTAGTACCTCCTCAAGCTCAAACAAAACGCAATGAACCTATTTTTGTAAAATATATTGCTCAGGAGATTGCTAAAATAAAGAGCATAAGTTTTGAAAAAGTAAAAGAAGCTATTACTAAAAACGCAAAAACATTGTTTGGGATATAGCTTGATTCTTAGCTTTGCTAAGATTAAGATAAGATTATGAATTATTCTCATAAGGAAATAGAGCCTAAGTGGCAAAAATACTGGGAGAAAAAGGACTTTTATAAAGCCCAGGATTTTTCAAAAAAGCCCAAGAAATATATTCTTTTTGAGTTTCCTTATCCTTCTGGAGACGGTCTTCACGTTGGTCATTGCAGGCCATATTGTGCTATGGATGCAATCTCTAGAAAATACAGAATGCAAGGTTTTAATGTAATGCTTCCTATGGGTTGGGATGCTTTTGGTTTACCAACTGAAAACTATGCTATTAAAACTGGCATTCACCCTAAAGAAGCTACTAAAAAGAATGTAGCTAATTTTAAAAGACAAATGGAAAGCCTAGGACTTTCGTTAGATTGGTCAAGGGAGGTAAATACAACTGATCCAAAGTATTATAAATGGACTCAATGGATATTTTTGAAACTTTTCGAAAACAATCTTGCTTATCAGGATGAAATGCCTATTAATTGGTGTCCATCATGTAAGATTGGTTTAGCTAATGAAGAAGTTGTTGATGGTAAATGTGAAAGGTGCAAGGCAAAAGTTTCTCAGAAGAAATTAAAGCAATGGATGCTTAAAATTACAAAATATGCTGATAGATTAATTGAAGATTTAGAAAAAGTTAATTTCTTGGAAAAAATTAAAGCTCAACAGCTTGAATGGATTGGCAGAAGTTATGGGGTTGATATTGACTTCAAAATTGAAAATTCTAGTGACGTTATCTCTGTTTTTACCACCAGAGCTGATACTA contains the following coding sequences:
- a CDS encoding TatD family hydrolase, translating into MLIDTHAHLNFSAFNKDRDKIIKKCLDNNVWVVNVGTNLITSKQVVELALKYEKGIYASIGLHPINLETGLVKIKADINERKSIEKEFDYEKYKKLAQNEKVVAIGEIGLDYYWRPKTKVKKELFKQKQKDLLLEQLKLAKELDLPVIFHCRMANHDLFNILSDHSDLRPKKAVAHSFVGSVDDIRRHIDLGYYIGFNGIIFKNIEGIDFKEIIKATPSERILIETDCPYLVPPQAQTKRNEPIFVKYIAQEIAKIKSISFEKVKEAITKNAKTLFGI
- the leuS gene encoding leucine--tRNA ligase, yielding MNYSHKEIEPKWQKYWEKKDFYKAQDFSKKPKKYILFEFPYPSGDGLHVGHCRPYCAMDAISRKYRMQGFNVMLPMGWDAFGLPTENYAIKTGIHPKEATKKNVANFKRQMESLGLSLDWSREVNTTDPKYYKWTQWIFLKLFENNLAYQDEMPINWCPSCKIGLANEEVVDGKCERCKAKVSQKKLKQWMLKITKYADRLIEDLEKVNFLEKIKAQQLEWIGRSYGVDIDFKIENSSDVISVFTTRADTIFGTTAVVLAPEHRLVEKLIIDKQKSSVEEYIKDSKYKTEFERTKLEKEKTGVFTGSYCINPINNEKVPIWVGDYVVATYGGGAVMVVPGHDKRDYELAKKYGFEIREVIKGGDISKEPFVEYGILVNSGEFNSLKSEEAIKKITKWLENKKLGTKQVRYKLRDWVFSRQHYWGEPIPIIHCEKCGVVPVPEKDLPVELPYVKKYEPTDTGESPLAVITDWVNVKCPKCKGSAKRETDTMPNWAGSNWYF